One segment of Haloplanus natans DSM 17983 DNA contains the following:
- a CDS encoding transcription initiation factor IIB: MSDTTTYRTDTAEREEERVETESEQSEQTTTCPECSGSLVTDEEHGETVCADCGLVVEEDEIDHGPEWRAFDSSERDSKSRVGAPTTTMMHDKGLSTNIGWQNKDAYGRTLSSRQREKMQRLRTWNERFRTRNSKERNLKQALGEIDRMASALGLPENVRETASVVYRRALGEDLLPGRSIEGVATAALYAAARQAGTPRSLDEIATVSRVDKMELTRTYRYVVRELKLEIQPADPEQYVPRFASELGLSEEATRQARELLRASREAGVHSGKSPVGLAAAAVYAAALLTNETVTQSEVSTVANISEVTIRNRYKELLEAKGAADA, encoded by the coding sequence ATGAGCGACACCACGACCTACCGAACGGATACGGCGGAACGGGAAGAGGAGCGGGTAGAGACTGAGAGCGAACAGAGTGAGCAGACGACCACCTGCCCCGAGTGTTCCGGCAGCCTCGTTACCGACGAGGAACACGGCGAGACGGTGTGTGCCGACTGCGGCCTCGTGGTCGAGGAAGACGAAATCGACCACGGCCCCGAGTGGCGCGCCTTCGATTCGAGCGAGCGCGACTCGAAATCACGCGTCGGGGCGCCGACGACGACGATGATGCACGATAAGGGGTTGTCGACCAACATCGGCTGGCAGAACAAGGACGCCTACGGGCGGACGCTCTCCTCGCGCCAGCGCGAGAAGATGCAGCGTCTGCGCACCTGGAACGAGCGCTTCCGGACGCGCAACTCCAAGGAGCGCAACCTGAAGCAGGCGCTCGGCGAAATCGACCGGATGGCCTCCGCGCTCGGCCTCCCCGAGAACGTCCGCGAGACGGCGAGTGTCGTCTACCGCCGTGCGCTGGGCGAGGACCTCCTCCCCGGCCGCTCCATCGAGGGCGTCGCCACCGCGGCGCTGTACGCCGCGGCCCGACAGGCCGGCACGCCCCGGAGCCTCGACGAAATCGCCACCGTCTCCCGCGTCGACAAGATGGAGCTGACGCGGACGTACCGCTACGTCGTCCGCGAACTCAAACTGGAGATTCAGCCCGCGGACCCCGAACAGTACGTCCCCCGCTTCGCCTCCGAACTCGGCCTCTCCGAGGAGGCGACCCGCCAGGCACGGGAACTCCTCCGCGCGTCGCGCGAGGCCGGCGTCCACAGCGGCAAGAGCCCCGTCGGCCTCGCGGCCGCCGCCGTCTACGCCGCCGCCCTCCTCACCAACGAGACGGTGACCCAAAGCGAGGTGTCGACGGTCGCCAACATCTCCGAAGTGACGATCCGCAACCGCTACAAGGAACTGCTGGAAGCGAAGGGCGCGGCGGACGCGTAG
- a CDS encoding AAA domain-containing protein → MNLRGTILDVGEVRSVSTRHGNRDLVEVTVRPDDGADGVTVTLWGKWTHTADHAAAGMDLLVTDAEETEFRGEQGYATTGDSYVVIEPDFLVDVTDVRSWVQCPRMYYLNKLSGVPLAYPVVKGTIVHEVFGDLLRGRDLDAAVADHVEAAGLELGLLGREASEVRDEVRRNAAAIEGWLEQGTLTEEDDWRSEYTLISPTFGIKGRADALRRGSPVELKTGKNTKREPRFHDKIQAATYALLLGESGDPPNTGTLLYTKNAALDRSEASGDLSPAKEFSVGRGLLAFVVRTRNEIAAMEARRDVPTGYEADAKCEWCFEQDTCMVVSGRLDQESKAGQVGTTLPEVERDYFAEFYRAVEDERRAVHDEYRKLWEQTATERADADRALIDLEPLGRRELSGGDWELRARVPDGAVSKLREGDVALASSGDPVHGESELGRIRSLDDEAVVTVDEPLDLRRLDVYPSEISVSRQLTALHDALLKGDSDRKDVLFGRRAPTFSDTPETFIDNNESQNAAVQRAVGAADFALIHGPPGTGKTYTIARLVRALVERGERVLLSAFTNRAVDNALEALREQGFEDVARVGTTTGVREDMLDVRLDRRGEPNERAAALRSAPVVAATTATCGSRVLREAEFDTAVVDEASQLTEPGTLAAINLAERFVLVGDHQQLPPVVQSGDERLATSLFERLHDEHPDAAVMLDRQYRMSQRIQAFASREFYDGALRPATPEVAGGTLADLPGVVDPVPTHLSRGVRFVDPDGRREGNANPIEADRVAAVVEEYLDAGVDPDDIVVIAPFRAQVAEIGRRVDVAVDTVDRFQGSSAEVVVVSFVATDDLDGPIFEDTRRVNVALTRAKRALVLVGDADALGSEPFYARMLDWARR, encoded by the coding sequence GTGAACCTCCGCGGGACGATTCTGGACGTGGGCGAGGTGCGGTCCGTCTCGACACGACACGGGAACCGGGACCTGGTCGAGGTGACCGTCCGACCGGACGACGGCGCCGACGGCGTCACCGTCACACTCTGGGGCAAGTGGACCCACACCGCCGACCACGCGGCCGCGGGCATGGACCTCCTCGTGACAGACGCCGAGGAGACGGAGTTCCGGGGCGAGCAGGGGTACGCCACCACCGGCGACTCCTACGTCGTGATCGAACCCGACTTCCTCGTCGACGTGACCGACGTGCGCTCGTGGGTGCAGTGTCCGCGGATGTACTACCTGAACAAGCTCTCGGGGGTGCCGCTCGCGTACCCGGTGGTGAAAGGGACCATCGTCCACGAGGTGTTCGGCGACCTGTTGCGGGGGCGGGACCTGGACGCGGCCGTCGCGGACCACGTCGAGGCGGCCGGCCTCGAACTCGGACTGCTGGGCCGCGAGGCGAGCGAGGTGCGCGACGAGGTGCGGCGCAACGCCGCCGCCATCGAGGGGTGGCTCGAACAGGGCACGCTCACCGAGGAAGACGACTGGCGCTCGGAGTACACCCTCATCAGCCCCACCTTCGGCATCAAGGGCCGCGCCGACGCCCTCCGGCGTGGCAGCCCCGTCGAACTCAAGACGGGAAAGAACACGAAGCGCGAACCCCGGTTTCACGACAAGATTCAGGCGGCGACGTACGCGCTCCTGCTCGGCGAGTCGGGCGACCCGCCGAACACGGGCACGTTGCTGTACACGAAGAACGCGGCGCTCGACCGATCGGAGGCGAGCGGCGATCTCTCGCCGGCCAAGGAGTTCTCGGTCGGGCGCGGCCTGTTGGCCTTCGTCGTTCGCACGCGAAACGAAATCGCGGCGATGGAGGCGCGTCGGGACGTGCCGACGGGCTACGAGGCCGACGCCAAATGCGAGTGGTGTTTCGAGCAGGACACCTGCATGGTCGTCTCCGGCCGCCTCGATCAGGAGTCGAAGGCGGGGCAGGTCGGCACCACCCTCCCCGAGGTGGAGCGTGACTACTTCGCGGAGTTCTACCGCGCCGTCGAGGACGAACGCCGCGCCGTCCACGACGAATACCGGAAGCTCTGGGAGCAAACCGCCACGGAACGGGCGGACGCGGACCGCGCGCTGATCGACCTCGAACCGCTCGGTCGGCGGGAGCTGTCGGGCGGTGACTGGGAACTTCGGGCGCGGGTGCCCGACGGCGCGGTGTCGAAGCTCCGCGAGGGCGACGTGGCGCTCGCGAGTTCGGGCGATCCGGTTCACGGCGAGTCCGAACTCGGCCGTATCCGGTCGCTCGACGACGAAGCGGTCGTCACGGTGGACGAACCCCTCGACCTGCGCCGACTCGACGTCTACCCCTCCGAAATTTCCGTCTCGCGCCAGCTGACGGCGCTTCACGACGCCCTGCTGAAAGGCGACTCCGACCGGAAGGACGTGCTCTTCGGACGGCGCGCGCCGACTTTCTCCGACACCCCGGAGACGTTCATCGACAACAACGAATCCCAGAACGCCGCCGTCCAGCGGGCCGTCGGCGCCGCCGATTTCGCGCTCATCCACGGGCCGCCGGGGACGGGCAAGACCTACACCATCGCCCGCCTCGTCCGCGCCCTGGTCGAACGCGGCGAGCGAGTCCTCCTCTCGGCGTTTACGAACCGCGCCGTCGACAACGCGCTCGAAGCCCTCCGGGAACAGGGGTTCGAGGACGTGGCGCGTGTCGGGACGACGACGGGCGTCCGCGAGGACATGCTCGACGTGCGCCTCGACCGGCGCGGGGAGCCAAACGAACGCGCGGCGGCGCTCCGGTCGGCACCCGTCGTCGCCGCCACCACCGCTACCTGTGGCTCCCGGGTCCTCCGCGAGGCGGAGTTCGACACCGCCGTCGTCGACGAGGCGTCGCAGTTGACGGAGCCGGGGACGCTCGCGGCCATCAACCTCGCGGAGCGGTTCGTCCTCGTCGGCGACCACCAACAGCTTCCGCCGGTCGTCCAGTCGGGCGACGAGCGCCTCGCCACGTCGCTGTTCGAACGCCTCCACGACGAACATCCCGACGCAGCAGTCATGCTCGACCGGCAGTACCGCATGAGCCAGCGAATCCAGGCCTTCGCCTCGCGGGAGTTCTACGACGGCGCGCTCCGCCCCGCCACGCCCGAAGTGGCGGGCGGGACGCTCGCGGATCTGCCGGGGGTGGTCGACCCAGTTCCGACCCACCTCAGTCGGGGCGTCCGATTCGTCGACCCCGACGGCCGGCGCGAGGGCAACGCCAACCCCATCGAGGCCGACCGGGTGGCCGCGGTCGTCGAGGAGTATCTCGATGCCGGCGTCGACCCCGACGACATCGTGGTGATCGCCCCCTTCCGCGCGCAGGTGGCCGAAATCGGCCGTCGGGTCGACGTGGCCGTCGACACCGTGGACCGGTTCCAGGGGTCGAGCGCCGAGGTGGTCGTCGTCTCCTTCGTCGCCACCGACGACCTGGACGGCCCCATCTTCGAGGACACGCGCCGGGTGAACGTCGCGCTCACCCGGGCGAAGCGGGCGCTCGTCCTCGTCGGCGACGCCGACGCACTGGGATCGGAGCCGTTCTACGCCCGGATGCTCGACTGGGCACGGCGCTGA